A region of Bradyrhizobium sp. SZCCHNS1050 DNA encodes the following proteins:
- a CDS encoding LysR family transcriptional regulator has translation MSTTALPPDLSRLLAFVRVVEAGSFAEAARRAGTTTSAMSKAVARLEQARGIRLLHRTTHSLALTEEGERLMAAGRALAESLDRVQSALSEAARNDGGRVRVTAPASFARACILPRLPAFLRERPEIEIEIKFRNEILDLAAEGVDVAIRTGPLARAPGHLARRLCTFSWIACASPAYLNARGAPATPYELSEHDHVGFRNPASGQILTWRFTDPRGKKLVRVAPKPKHICDDAHASVALIANGFGIGWGPAWLVHDDLRTGRLVEVLEPWRALAEPLWVLRTSDRRPPLRTQRVMAFLATLPAAFSDKSG, from the coding sequence ATGTCCACAACGGCCTTGCCTCCCGACCTCTCGCGCCTCCTCGCCTTCGTCCGCGTCGTCGAGGCGGGCTCCTTCGCCGAAGCCGCGCGGCGGGCGGGGACGACCACCTCGGCGATGTCCAAGGCGGTCGCCCGCCTCGAACAGGCTCGCGGGATACGGCTTTTGCATCGCACGACCCATTCGCTGGCGCTGACCGAAGAGGGCGAGCGGCTGATGGCGGCGGGACGCGCGCTGGCCGAAAGTCTCGATCGCGTCCAATCCGCGCTCAGCGAAGCCGCGCGTAACGATGGCGGACGGGTGCGAGTGACCGCCCCCGCCTCGTTCGCGCGTGCCTGCATCCTGCCGCGACTGCCTGCGTTCCTGCGGGAGCGGCCCGAAATCGAGATCGAGATCAAATTCCGCAACGAGATTCTTGATCTCGCGGCGGAAGGTGTCGACGTCGCCATCCGCACAGGACCCCTCGCTCGCGCGCCCGGTCATCTGGCGCGGCGGCTTTGCACGTTCTCCTGGATCGCTTGCGCCTCGCCCGCCTATCTGAACGCGCGCGGTGCGCCGGCGACTCCATACGAGCTTTCCGAACATGACCACGTCGGCTTCCGCAATCCCGCGAGCGGGCAGATCCTGACCTGGCGCTTCACCGACCCGCGCGGCAAAAAACTCGTTCGCGTCGCGCCCAAGCCCAAGCACATTTGCGACGACGCGCACGCTTCGGTCGCTTTGATCGCGAATGGGTTCGGCATTGGCTGGGGCCCGGCATGGCTCGTCCACGACGACTTGCGCACAGGTCGGCTCGTCGAAGTGCTTGAGCCGTGGCGCGCGCTGGCGGAGCCCCTATGGGTGCTGCGCACCTCGGACCGCCGGCCGCCGCTGCGCACGCAGCGCGTCATGGCGTTCCTCGCTACGCTTCCCGCCGCGTTCAGCGACAAATCGGGATGA